A genomic stretch from Melopsittacus undulatus isolate bMelUnd1 unplaced genomic scaffold, bMelUnd1.mat.Z mat_scaffold_642_arrow_ctg1, whole genome shotgun sequence includes:
- the LOC117438815 gene encoding serine/threonine-protein kinase pim-1-like — translation MGPLLGRGGFGSVYSGVRLGDNTPVAIKQVARERISSWGQRRSGTLIPMEIAMMRKVRSDCSTIIQLLHWFELPNSFVLVLERPEPSQDLFELIRHRTFVPESLAQGIFLQVLRAVRHCHSRGVLHRDIKSKNIIIHLVTGKVKLIDFGCSTLLRDTVYTKFSGTPLYYPPEWFLYHCYHGRPAAIWSLGVLLYEMVCGVLPFRCCKDITSGQLFFKRQISVECQQLIRWCLSMKAWARPSLEDVFNHPWLQT, via the exons ATGGGAccgctgctggggagaggcggcttcggctccgtgTACTCGGGGGTCCGCCTGGGTGACAACACCCCG GTGGCCATCAAACAAGTGGCTCGGGAGCGCATCTCCTCGTGGGGCCAGCGG CGCAGCGGAACCCTCATTCCCATGGAGATAGCCATGATGAGGAAAGTGCGCTCCGACTGCAGCACCATCATCCAGCTCCTCCATTGGTTTGAGCTGCCCAACTcatttgtgctggttttggagcGTCCGGAGCCATCGCAGGACCTCTTTGAGTTAATCAGACACCGGACGTTCGTGCCCGAGTCTCTGGCGCAGGGCATTTTCCTGCAGGTGCTGAGGGCCGTGCGGCACTGCCACAGCCGCGGTGTCCTGCACAGGGATATCAAGTCCAAGAACATCATCATCCACTTGGTCACCGGAAAGGTCAAGCTAATTGACTTTGGTTGCAGCACCCTCCTCAGGGACACGGTCTACACCAAATTTAGCG GAACACCTTTGTACTACCCGCCGGAGTGGTTCCTCTACCACTGCTACCACGGCCGTCCGGCGGCCATCTGGTCCCTGGGCGTGCTGCTGTATGAGATGGTGTGCGGGGTCCTCCCCTTCCGGTGCTGCAAGGACATCACCAGCGGGCAGCTCTTCTTCAAGCGCCAGATCTCTGTTG AATGCCAGCAGCTCATCAGGTGGTGCTTGTCCATGAAAGCTTGGGCCAGACCATCCCTGGAGGATGTGTTCAACCACCCTTGGCTGCAAACATGA